The genomic window TAGTCCTCCTATCTACGTCCGAGCCAACCGCTACCAAGCCAGGATCGGCTATCAGCATTATAAAGGCTGGACTTTCAGCATAACAGATGCTCACAGGCTACTGGAGATCCTGGAACAAGGCAGATTCAAGTCCATCCGAGATATTGCAGAAGCAATTGGCAAATCCAGACAGTGGGTCTATATCTATCTTGAGGCTCTGGCATCGATAGAGGTTGTAGACCTAAGGAAGCACATTTATGTGGTTATCTCCCGCCAAAACGTGCCCAAAATCGGTAGAAAAGTCCAGAAAGGTATCCTGGGTCAACTCAGGAATTTGAATAAAATGGGGTGGTATAGATTATTGGAGTAAAATTTGGATTCGGGTACGCTGATAATAGTGTGTCAGCCGAGTAGCTTTTCAACAGTAATCTCCGAAGTGAATTGATCAAGTAAATCTTTCGTTCCGGAGTCAAACAGCGAATCGTTACCACGCTATACGCGTCATTAGAATTATAGAAATAATTATGAATCCAACCTTTATCCTCATAATATAATGGCCAATGCAATAGCCACTATGGCTGCAAGTGTCAAAGCATAATTTATCATCAATACCCGTTTTATACTTGCGTTAGTAGCTTCGAGTGCATCAATTATTCCTCTTAGAGTTATCTCAAGTTTTTCAGAAACAGTTTTAGCTGCTGAGTCGAGCTTGATGGATATCTTTTGATCCAGTTCCATAAGTCTGCTTTCAAATCCGGTTATCAATGTACTTGAGTTGGTATTCCAGGTTTCGTAACTTTCATTCAATTGAGTTACAAACGTATCGATCTTCTTTGAAGTGTCTTCCGCAATCTCGTTCAGATCAACCCCAAGGCTGGTCATGGTCACCTTAAAGGAGGCTAAGATATCTTTAAAGGTTTCTATCTTTTCTGCCAATTCAGCGGTGTTCTCAGATTGCTCCTTGGTAAAATCCTCATATTGGTTGGTTAGATCATCAAGGTTATGGGAAATAAATACTCGGTATTCATTTACCGAATTTGTGATTTGGTCATTAAGGGCAGCAAGTTGGTTTATTTTGTCCTGCTGTCCATCCAATTGGGCCCGAAGAGATCCGGATGTACCCTCAAGTTCTTCGATGTTGTTTTTGATTTTGTTAATAAGAGTGGATAGACTGCCTGCAAATTCTTGTACATCCTTGTTTTCCATGTTAATCTCCTTTAACTGTTTTCGAGATGGACTGGGTTGCACTGGCCAAATAGGCCAGCGTTTCAAGATTATTGAAATCATATCCGGTTGTCTGATGAAGGTGGTTTTCAAAATCCGGCATTTCTTCACTAACACTATGCCAAAATGTCCCCAGAAGTGCCTTGAATTCTTTGAAACCAAGCAGTTCACTTCTGCTTTCCAAATACAGGGATACACCCTTTAGCAGCTCTTTCGTGCCTTGATTGAACTCCAATGTCTTTTTCTTGGAGATGATGATATTGGTGAACGCATTTAGAATATGAAGGCTGTAATTGTTTGGATTGTCGTTCAGAAGCCTTATACACGCACCACGAAGTTCCTTGCAATTAGGGATTAGGCCACCGGCATCATTCTTTACGATGTCGATAAACAGGGTTATAATATCTTCACTTTGCACTTTGCCCCGTTCTGTGGCATTGGTAAGGGAAGCCTCTCTTCCGTCCGGGGTGAAGTAATTATCCCGGAAGTATTTGGAACTGAAATACACATCGATGTATTCACGAAAATTTTCCGAAAGAGGATCCGAATCCTGATTATCCAGTCCATAGCGGCAAGCAAAATCCATGTCCGAGATGGCTTGTTCTCTCTTCTTTTTTATATAGTTATGCTCAAACTCAATGTAATATCTTATCAGATCGCTGTAGTTTGGCTTATCCTTGTTTTTGAAGAACTCATCTACCATTATCTGCGCTTTTTTCTCAGTAAAGTACCTCATCAGATAGTTTTTCATGGTTGTTGTCAATGATTCCCTTTCCTTTGGGGTTATGGTCAGCCGGTAAACTGTTGATTTGCGATATTCTATCGTATAATCATCAATTACACCAACCAAAGCAAGCCTGTAGATGATCTTACCAAAGACAGTCTTGTTTTTTCTTTTACCAACCCCAATGTATTCTGTATATGAACTATCGTCCGAATCTACTTCGATCACAAAATCCCGTTTACGACCCTTGTCCCGTAAACAGTCGTTGATTGACTTATTCTCGGTTTTATCTTTGTAATTTAGTATCTTCTTAGTAAGTTCAAGCTCCCGTTGAACCTCAAGGTAGTTATTATCGTGTAGATACCTTGGTACTTCCATATCCAGATCTGAATACATCAGGTATGCCAGCGCGAGCTTCCTGTCTCGGCCTATGCGCCCAGTCTCCTGCGAGAAACCTTCTATCGAACCAGGAAAGTTCAAATGCACGCTGAAACGGATGTTGGGCTTATTGAAACCCATACCGAAAGCTTTGGTCGCGACCATCAGGTTGATCCTGTTCTCCTTGTATAAACGTTGATAGTCCTCCATGCTGCTATCTTTGAAGTCTGATTCCAAACCTCCCCTATAATAGCCTGGTTTGATGTTCCTTTCGATTTGAAGCTCCCTC from Candidatus Cloacimonadota bacterium includes these protein-coding regions:
- a CDS encoding DEAD/DEAH box helicase, which translates into the protein MIVSLSVSFVKTIKTKSGIWLNLFLHLPLPILHQPLRRYLTRQDWSKNDDQYQRKYYSRELIKYSRLYDVSEEAYDQASTYSLTYFLRTLFRKKKFIEGQLDILRHALRLDSVIGLLPTGGGKSLIYQLSALMQPGFALVIEPIKSLMKDQYDEMLMLGIDSVYINSDKSKADKATAEFKMLSGQSLFTLISPERMQIQEFRNALMDMAAEDNYFNYFVVDEAHCVSEWGHDFRPSYLSLAANANRFCKPFDAGDITVIGLTATASFDVLTDVQAELEIKSQKPIQVEKALSLKRDEIVYKFIRFSAKKNTEDGKKIESIKLAKRQELLSLLNDRLIEDINSVNRTLGQESKNFLINGNTGIKLNDETGIIVFCPHATGVLGVSTKVGQKTDNPVTGTYEFLARELQIERNIKPGYYRGGLESDFKDSSMEDYQRLYKENRINLMVATKAFGMGFNKPNIRFSVHLNFPGSIEGFSQETGRIGRDRKLALAYLMYSDLDMEVPRYLHDNNYLEVQRELELTKKILNYKDKTENKSINDCLRDKGRKRDFVIEVDSDDSSYTEYIGVGKRKNKTVFGKIIYRLALVGVIDDYTIEYRKSTVYRLTITPKERESLTTTMKNYLMRYFTEKKAQIMVDEFFKNKDKPNYSDLIRYYIEFEHNYIKKKREQAISDMDFACRYGLDNQDSDPLSENFREYIDVYFSSKYFRDNYFTPDGREASLTNATERGKVQSEDIITLFIDIVKNDAGGLIPNCKELRGACIRLLNDNPNNYSLHILNAFTNIIISKKKTLEFNQGTKELLKGVSLYLESRSELLGFKEFKALLGTFWHSVSEEMPDFENHLHQTTGYDFNNLETLAYLASATQSISKTVKGD